One segment of Haemophilus influenzae DNA contains the following:
- a CDS encoding YcbK family protein, which produces MNYVDQNKRKWLSLGGIALGISILPNSVLAMVSTPKPRILTFRNINTGERLSGEFSLAKGFSPAMLKKLDYLMRDKRTNQVHKMDPNLFHKFYNIQTNLGLRNAEIEVICGYRSAATNAMRRRQSRGVAKNSYHIKGKAIDFRIAGVPLIKVKSSAESLRNGGVGYYPTSNFIHVDTGPVRTWKGV; this is translated from the coding sequence ATGAATTATGTGGATCAAAATAAACGAAAATGGTTATCGCTGGGCGGTATTGCGTTAGGAATATCTATTTTACCAAATTCTGTATTAGCAATGGTTTCAACGCCTAAACCTCGTATTTTAACTTTCCGCAATATTAATACAGGCGAAAGATTAAGTGGCGAGTTTTCTTTAGCAAAAGGTTTTTCGCCAGCGATGTTAAAAAAATTGGATTATTTAATGCGTGATAAAAGGACAAATCAAGTGCATAAAATGGATCCAAATTTATTCCATAAATTTTATAATATTCAAACTAATTTAGGTTTACGCAATGCTGAAATTGAAGTAATTTGTGGTTATCGTTCAGCCGCCACTAATGCAATGCGTCGTCGCCAAAGTCGTGGCGTAGCGAAAAATAGTTATCACATTAAAGGAAAAGCCATTGATTTTCGTATTGCGGGTGTGCCTTTGATTAAAGTGAAATCTTCTGCGGAAAGTCTTAGAAATGGTGGCGTGGGTTATTATCCAACCAGCAATTTTATTCACGTAGATACAGGCCCTGTAAGAACTTGGAAAGGCGTGTAA
- a CDS encoding TatD family hydrolase, with protein sequence MLFDSHLHLDQLSDENIQQTLGHSKIIGMLAVSMNLASAKKLLNLKQTYPEKLYIAAGFHPEQQLPSLEEQKELFQWIDEHHSSISAIGEVGLPHYSKRENPNLDYAPYIELLERFILIAKKRDLPLNLHIVHNDVEIALELLQKHNIQRAHFHWFKTDEKSFQKFFSTPYFASLTPDILWNPKTQYVAQHLPLNRLMIETDSPWQHEGFERAGISEQLLAVLQKLAELKSLPLHSVQKQILLNTQQFYRL encoded by the coding sequence ATGTTATTTGACAGCCATCTTCATTTAGACCAACTCTCTGACGAGAATATTCAGCAAACACTTGGTCATTCAAAGATTATAGGTATGCTTGCGGTAAGTATGAATCTTGCAAGTGCTAAAAAACTGCTGAATTTAAAACAGACTTACCCAGAGAAACTTTATATTGCAGCTGGTTTTCATCCTGAACAGCAATTACCTAGTTTAGAAGAACAAAAAGAATTATTTCAATGGATTGACGAACATCATTCATCGATTTCTGCCATTGGCGAGGTGGGCTTGCCACATTATTCTAAACGAGAAAATCCGAATTTAGATTACGCGCCTTACATTGAATTACTTGAACGATTTATTCTGATAGCGAAAAAAAGGGATTTACCGTTAAATTTGCATATTGTACATAACGATGTAGAAATTGCCCTTGAATTATTGCAGAAACATAATATTCAACGTGCCCATTTTCATTGGTTTAAGACAGATGAAAAATCTTTTCAGAAATTTTTCTCTACGCCCTATTTTGCAAGCCTAACCCCTGATATTTTATGGAACCCTAAAACCCAATATGTCGCACAACATTTACCCTTAAATCGCTTGATGATTGAAACGGATAGCCCTTGGCAACACGAGGGATTTGAACGTGCGGGCATTTCTGAACAATTATTGGCAGTCTTGCAAAAACTAGCTGAATTAAAATCTTTGCCATTACATTCTGTTCAAAAGCAAATCCTTTTGAATACTCAACAGTTTTATCGATTATAA
- a CDS encoding MBL fold metallo-hydrolase — translation MNIEIIPVTAFQQNCSLIWDDEKNAAIIDPGGEAERLIQRIEELDLNLKVILITHGHLDHVGAAMQLKQHFGVEIWGSHEEDKFLFESLPEQAQRFGLPNIDAFLPDRWFNQEGEILKLDGFNFEILHLPGHTPGHIGFIEHEKKVAFTGDVLFQGGIGRTDFPRGDYDALISSIRTKLLSLNDDLIIIAGHGSYTTIGQEKQTNPFLNPKSLEVIDRSIAN, via the coding sequence ATGAATATCGAAATTATCCCCGTCACCGCATTCCAACAAAATTGTTCTTTGATTTGGGATGATGAAAAAAATGCCGCAATTATTGACCCGGGTGGCGAAGCCGAACGCCTAATTCAACGCATTGAAGAACTGGATTTAAATCTCAAAGTGATTTTGATTACCCATGGTCATTTAGATCATGTTGGCGCAGCCATGCAGTTAAAACAACATTTTGGCGTTGAAATTTGGGGCTCTCATGAAGAAGATAAATTTTTATTTGAGAGTTTACCAGAACAGGCTCAACGCTTTGGTTTGCCAAATATTGACGCTTTTTTACCTGATCGTTGGTTTAATCAAGAAGGTGAAATCTTAAAATTAGATGGCTTTAATTTCGAGATTTTACATTTACCAGGGCATACACCTGGGCATATTGGTTTTATTGAACATGAGAAAAAAGTGGCATTTACAGGCGATGTATTATTTCAAGGTGGCATCGGTCGCACCGATTTTCCTCGTGGGGATTATGATGCATTGATTTCTTCAATCCGAACAAAATTACTCTCATTAAATGACGATCTTATTATTATCGCTGGACACGGATCTTACACAACCATAGGGCAAGAAAAGCAGACCAATCCATTTTTAAATCCTAAATCCTTGGAGGTTATTGATCGCTCAATTGCTAACTGA
- a CDS encoding YadA family autotransporter adhesin, which yields MALGDESQVLNQSNGKPSHASVAIGGLAKAQNLGSIAIGYKAEAGLDNTTTGEQGDAFSYAIGREAKAPKSGLAFGSEAEALGNEAIAIGTYSYSKDGIGAMAIGVGSRVAVLEKGKSNKIDNQNSKVLEVDAEGCVNKISVDRTSEADIIKKSGATYGALAFGWKASSHNLFATSIGAFSTVAAIEGTAVGGGTQVTGYRGSAFGMHSKAQAEKSLALGYESEAAAYNSVALGASSLANRPNTVSVGDGNYNLYRQITNVADGTQENDAVNVRQLKAQAQRLKKEYRSGIASAIAIGGLQSASIPGKQGVSVGVGNFKGANSLAVGYSRLSSDGSVSLKINAALSSSGYSGGGASVGFMW from the coding sequence GTGGCATTGGGTGATGAAAGCCAAGTATTAAATCAATCTAACGGGAAACCGTCTCACGCTTCCGTAGCAATTGGAGGTTTGGCTAAAGCTCAAAATTTGGGTTCAATAGCAATTGGTTATAAAGCTGAAGCTGGACTGGATAATACGACAACAGGCGAACAAGGCGATGCGTTTAGTTATGCTATTGGGCGTGAAGCTAAAGCACCAAAAAGTGGTTTAGCATTTGGTAGTGAAGCTGAAGCTTTAGGTAATGAAGCTATTGCTATTGGTACATATTCATATAGTAAAGATGGGATTGGTGCAATGGCTATCGGTGTTGGTAGCCGAGTGGCTGTTTTGGAAAAAGGAAAAAGTAATAAAATTGATAATCAAAACAGTAAAGTGTTAGAAGTAGATGCAGAAGGTTGTGTAAATAAAATTAGTGTAGATCGAACTTCTGAAGCTGATATTATCAAAAAAAGTGGAGCAACTTACGGTGCATTAGCATTTGGTTGGAAAGCATCTTCGCATAATTTATTTGCTACCTCAATAGGTGCATTTTCTACGGTTGCCGCGATTGAAGGCACTGCTGTTGGTGGCGGAACTCAGGTAACCGGCTATCGCGGTTCTGCTTTCGGTATGCACAGCAAGGCGCAAGCAGAAAAAAGTTTGGCTTTGGGTTATGAAAGTGAAGCCGCCGCTTACAACTCTGTTGCTTTAGGTGCTAGTTCTCTTGCTAACCGCCCTAACACCGTTTCTGTTGGCGATGGCAATTATAATCTTTACCGTCAAATCACTAATGTCGCCGATGGTACTCAAGAAAATGATGCAGTAAATGTTCGTCAGCTAAAAGCTCAAGCTCAACGACTGAAAAAAGAATACCGCTCAGGGATTGCAAGTGCGATTGCAATTGGAGGACTGCAATCTGCTTCCATACCCGGTAAACAAGGTGTTTCTGTCGGGGTAGGGAATTTTAAAGGGGCAAATTCACTCGCAGTAGGGTATTCACGTTTATCTTCTGATGGTTCAGTGAGTTTGAAAATTAACGCAGCTCTTTCATCTAGTGGCTATTCTGGCGGTGGAGCAAGCGTAGGATTTATGTGGTAA